In the Insulibacter thermoxylanivorax genome, one interval contains:
- a CDS encoding sporulation protein YpjB, whose protein sequence is MLSKRYRWIAGFLVIVCAILAGCNGDAGGLPDETHRDDLDEERRVPPQQQQRLQLLDETADRMYAELMKGELLAARERMRELGELAGRIEWAGITSVEGMEALMTAIVQAKELMNAVQAEPARLQIAAAQVRLTTDALLHRHQPLWLEYEKTLRTDTEKLREAVEEGRNVIQAAQQIYRDYQVIRPAVLISRPIELNVKIESLLAFFMQQANVIDDRLLEQVAELSRTWDELFGKDVSAYLPYAEGQNPTYWTLVIGSIIITVLCFVAYRKYQSEMDVVPVTGRKKNER, encoded by the coding sequence GTGTTATCTAAGCGATACCGTTGGATCGCCGGCTTCTTGGTGATCGTCTGTGCGATCCTTGCAGGCTGTAATGGGGATGCGGGCGGATTGCCCGATGAAACGCATAGGGATGATCTCGATGAAGAGAGGAGGGTCCCTCCGCAGCAACAGCAGCGGCTGCAGCTGTTAGATGAGACGGCGGACCGTATGTATGCGGAGCTGATGAAGGGGGAGCTCTTGGCGGCTCGAGAGCGCATGCGAGAACTTGGGGAACTTGCCGGCCGCATCGAATGGGCGGGCATCACCAGCGTGGAAGGCATGGAAGCACTGATGACCGCCATCGTCCAGGCTAAGGAACTCATGAATGCGGTGCAGGCTGAACCGGCCCGCTTGCAGATCGCGGCTGCGCAGGTGCGCCTGACGACGGATGCCTTGCTGCACAGGCATCAGCCGCTGTGGCTGGAATATGAGAAAACGCTGCGCACCGATACGGAGAAGCTGCGCGAGGCCGTGGAAGAAGGACGGAATGTCATCCAGGCGGCACAGCAGATCTACAGAGATTATCAAGTCATTCGTCCCGCAGTTCTGATCTCGAGACCGATTGAACTGAATGTGAAGATCGAATCCCTGCTCGCCTTCTTCATGCAGCAAGCGAACGTCATAGATGACCGTTTGCTGGAGCAGGTTGCGGAATTGTCCCGTACATGGGATGAGCTGTTCGGCAAGGATGTATCCGCATACTTGCCGTATGCCGAAGGCCAGAATCCGACCTACTGGACCTTGGTGATCGGTTCGATCATCATCACCGTGCTCTGTTTCGTCGCTTATCGCAAATATCAAAGCGAAATGGACGTTGTGCCGGTAACGGGGAGGAAGAAGAACGAGCGCTGA
- a CDS encoding YitT family protein, whose amino-acid sequence MKISFWKHLFRTVIPILLGTAIYAFGLHMFLIPNQFMEGGVTGIAILLNYMFDWPPSLLTLLINIPLFLLGLRFIGKVEMIYTILGTLSLSFFLWVMERFIDSGMLLTFQTEQDFFLATLYAGVTTGLGLGIVFRAGGTTGGSDIIARIAYKLKHWPMGRTMLWIDAAVIGASFFYIPREKILYTFVIVFIATRIIDFIQEGAYAARAYTIITEKGAEMADLITREIDRGVTIIPAKGAYSKQAKDIIYCIVSRSQMHRLKLLVRSVDPRAFIVISEVQDVLGEGFREEH is encoded by the coding sequence GTGAAAATCAGCTTCTGGAAACATCTATTCCGAACAGTCATTCCCATCCTGCTTGGAACGGCGATCTATGCCTTCGGTTTACATATGTTCCTGATCCCCAATCAATTCATGGAAGGCGGAGTTACGGGAATCGCCATCTTGTTAAATTATATGTTTGATTGGCCGCCCTCGTTGCTCACCCTGCTGATCAATATCCCTCTCTTCCTGCTCGGTCTGCGGTTCATCGGCAAGGTGGAAATGATCTATACGATCCTCGGCACCCTGTCCCTCTCCTTCTTCCTCTGGGTTATGGAGAGATTCATCGACAGCGGTATGCTGCTTACCTTCCAGACAGAACAGGACTTCTTCCTGGCTACCTTGTATGCAGGAGTAACCACGGGGCTCGGTCTCGGCATCGTTTTCCGCGCCGGCGGAACGACGGGCGGCTCCGATATCATTGCTAGAATCGCTTATAAACTCAAACATTGGCCGATGGGCAGAACGATGCTCTGGATCGACGCCGCCGTCATCGGCGCATCGTTCTTCTATATTCCGCGTGAGAAAATCCTATATACCTTTGTCATCGTCTTCATCGCAACCCGGATCATCGACTTCATCCAGGAAGGCGCTTATGCAGCCAGAGCTTATACGATCATCACGGAAAAAGGCGCGGAAATGGCCGATCTCATCACGCGAGAGATCGACCGCGGGGTTACGATTATACCGGCCAAAGGCGCTTATTCCAAGCAAGCGAAGGATATCATCTACTGCATCGTCTCGCGGTCGCAGATGCACCGGCTGAAGCTCCTCGTGCGTTCCGTTGACCCGCGGGCGTTTATCGTCATCAGCGAAGTCCAGGATGTGCTTGGCGAAGGTTTTCGAGAGGAACATTGA
- a CDS encoding nucleotide pyrophosphohydrolase produces MEQKTLTEIQREVDAYISQFKEGYFSPLALLARLMEEAGELAREVNHLYGEKPKKPDEPENSIELELGDLLFILVCFANSLQIDLTEAHRKVMEKFNTRDSNRWTKINTEP; encoded by the coding sequence ATGGAGCAGAAAACCTTGACAGAGATTCAGCGGGAAGTCGATGCATACATATCGCAGTTTAAAGAAGGCTATTTCAGTCCCTTGGCGCTGCTCGCCCGCCTCATGGAAGAAGCGGGAGAGCTGGCCCGCGAGGTGAATCACCTCTATGGAGAGAAGCCGAAGAAGCCGGATGAACCGGAGAACTCCATCGAACTTGAGCTGGGTGATCTGCTTTTTATCCTTGTATGTTTTGCCAATTCCCTGCAGATCGACTTGACAGAAGCCCATCGCAAGGTGATGGAGAAGTTCAACACCCGGGATTCGAACCGCTGGACCAAAATTAACACCGAACCTTAA
- a CDS encoding tetratricopeptide repeat protein, whose translation MDGKREIKKAYESILDNDFEQAIRSFEQAIEMEPDNAEYHYKLSITYARSGRLPSALTHARKACDLEPAHDTYRFHHLHLQAVEMVQQAEKLAETGGSRRLRLAEKLLQAAVRKDPLCLETYLLLSAIYAEQGRYPQAAEAVQEVLKLSPQHEAALQHIEQYKVQFQPYMNIP comes from the coding sequence ATGGACGGCAAACGAGAGATCAAGAAAGCCTATGAATCCATTCTGGACAATGATTTCGAACAGGCGATCCGCTCCTTCGAGCAAGCGATCGAGATGGAGCCGGATAATGCAGAATATCATTATAAGCTGTCGATCACGTATGCGCGCAGCGGCAGACTGCCTTCAGCATTGACTCATGCACGCAAAGCCTGCGATCTGGAACCGGCGCACGACACCTATCGGTTCCACCATCTGCATCTGCAGGCCGTCGAGATGGTGCAGCAAGCTGAGAAACTAGCCGAGACCGGCGGCTCCCGCAGACTAAGGCTGGCTGAGAAGCTGCTCCAAGCAGCCGTTCGTAAGGATCCGCTGTGTTTGGAAACCTATCTGTTGTTAAGCGCGATCTATGCGGAACAAGGCCGATACCCGCAGGCTGCTGAGGCCGTGCAAGAAGTGCTGAAGCTGAGCCCGCAGCATGAAGCCGCATTACAACATATTGAACAATATAAGGTGCAATTTCAACCTTATATGAATATACCGTAA
- the dapB gene encoding 4-hydroxy-tetrahydrodipicolinate reductase — protein sequence MIKVAVSGAGGRMGREVVKMVLGDEELQLVAAIDPGAQGMDAGRLVGAEPCGVIIADDLSSALLESGADVMVDFTVPQAAVQNTKIAIESGVRPVVGTTGFTRDEIDMLDKLAKERGIGGIIAPNFSIGAILMMKFAAQAAKYFPHVEIIEYHGDQKLDAPSGTAVKTAEWISAVREEFRQGNPNEEEKIEGARGGLYDGFRIHSVRLPGIFAQQEVIFGAFGQTLKIRHDSYDRAGYMPGVKTAVKKVMELKGIVYGFEQFID from the coding sequence ATGATAAAAGTAGCTGTCAGCGGTGCCGGCGGACGCATGGGCCGCGAAGTGGTAAAGATGGTATTGGGAGATGAAGAACTGCAGCTTGTTGCAGCGATTGACCCGGGAGCTCAGGGAATGGATGCCGGACGATTGGTTGGCGCAGAACCCTGCGGTGTGATCATCGCCGATGATCTCTCCTCTGCCTTGCTCGAATCCGGTGCCGATGTGATGGTGGACTTCACCGTGCCCCAAGCGGCCGTTCAGAATACGAAGATCGCGATCGAATCCGGCGTTAGACCGGTCGTGGGCACGACCGGTTTTACCCGTGATGAGATCGATATGTTGGACAAGCTTGCCAAGGAACGCGGGATCGGCGGGATCATCGCGCCGAACTTCTCCATCGGGGCGATCCTGATGATGAAATTCGCGGCCCAAGCGGCAAAGTATTTCCCGCATGTGGAGATCATCGAATATCACGGTGATCAGAAGCTGGATGCCCCTTCGGGGACGGCGGTGAAGACAGCCGAATGGATCTCCGCGGTGCGTGAAGAATTCCGGCAAGGGAATCCTAATGAAGAAGAGAAGATAGAGGGCGCTCGCGGCGGACTGTATGACGGCTTCCGCATTCACAGCGTGCGTTTGCCGGGGATTTTTGCACAGCAGGAGGTCATCTTCGGCGCTTTCGGACAGACGCTGAAGATCCGGCATGATTCCTATGACCGAGCGGGATATATGCCCGGGGTGAAGACCGCCGTCAAGAAAGTCATGGAACTCAAAGGCATCGTCTATGGTTTTGAACAGTTTATCGACTAG
- the mgsA gene encoding methylglyoxal synthase, which yields MKIALIAHDRKKDEMVDFVIAYEHVFAKHQLYATGTTGKKIMEHTSLKVHRFMSGPLGGDQQIGAMVAENDMDLVIFLRDPLMAQPHEPDINALLRLCDVYGIPLATNIATGELLVRALDRGDFAWREHVERYRSKDDNG from the coding sequence ATGAAAATCGCGCTAATCGCTCACGACCGCAAAAAGGACGAAATGGTGGATTTCGTTATTGCATATGAGCATGTCTTTGCCAAACACCAGCTCTATGCTACAGGAACCACAGGCAAAAAAATCATGGAACATACGTCGCTGAAAGTTCACCGCTTCATGTCCGGCCCCCTCGGCGGGGATCAACAGATCGGTGCGATGGTGGCGGAGAATGATATGGATCTGGTCATCTTCCTGCGCGATCCGCTTATGGCGCAGCCTCACGAACCGGATATCAACGCCTTGCTTCGGCTGTGTGATGTCTACGGCATCCCGCTGGCTACGAATATCGCAACGGGCGAACTGCTTGTCAGAGCTCTGGACCGCGGCGACTTTGCATGGCGCGAGCATGTCGAGCGGTATCGATCCAAGGATGATAACGGCTAA
- the bshA gene encoding N-acetyl-alpha-D-glucosaminyl L-malate synthase BshA, which translates to MDPTQKSSQQSHPSLKIGITCYPTLGGSGVVATELGISLAERGHEVHFITQSMPFRLGKYHQNIYYHEVQVSDYYVFRYPPYDLSLASKMAQVANIHGLDLLHVHYAVPHAVCAILAKQMVGDHLKVVTTLHGTDITVLGHDQALKEIIRLGINRSDAVTAVSKDLLQETRRLLQIDRHIDLTYNFIDSRIIHPKDVTEHRREYAEPHEKILMHISNFRPVKRAMDVVEIFRRVAQQLPCKLLFVGEGPELHKVHAKIQEEGLQDRVFFLGKQNDIAHVISLADVLLLPSEKESFGLVALEAMACGVPVVASRVGGIPELVAHGETGYLAPIGDTAQMAEHTVKLLSDPDLYRRLSEQCIARARNEFNSTKITDLYEQIYHRVLGIPAGGSEQPDPPGAEDVHEVGCNR; encoded by the coding sequence ATGGACCCAACGCAGAAATCATCGCAGCAAAGTCATCCTTCATTGAAGATCGGCATCACCTGCTATCCTACCTTGGGCGGATCAGGCGTTGTCGCAACGGAATTAGGCATCAGCCTTGCAGAACGAGGTCATGAGGTGCATTTCATCACCCAAAGCATGCCCTTCCGACTCGGCAAATACCATCAGAATATCTACTATCATGAGGTTCAGGTGAGCGATTACTACGTGTTCCGGTACCCGCCTTATGATCTGTCCCTGGCCAGCAAAATGGCTCAGGTGGCGAATATCCACGGTCTCGATCTGCTGCATGTGCATTATGCAGTGCCTCATGCCGTGTGTGCGATCTTGGCCAAGCAGATGGTCGGCGACCATCTCAAGGTCGTGACCACTCTCCATGGAACGGATATCACAGTCCTCGGGCACGACCAGGCGCTGAAGGAGATCATTCGCCTCGGCATTAACCGCAGCGATGCGGTAACTGCGGTGTCGAAGGATCTGCTGCAAGAGACGCGGCGTCTCTTGCAGATCGACCGCCATATCGATCTGACGTACAATTTCATCGACAGCCGCATCATCCATCCGAAGGATGTGACGGAACATCGCCGGGAATATGCCGAGCCCCATGAGAAGATCCTGATGCACATCTCCAATTTCCGTCCGGTCAAACGGGCCATGGATGTCGTCGAGATCTTCCGCCGGGTGGCGCAGCAGCTGCCCTGCAAGCTGCTCTTCGTCGGTGAAGGACCGGAACTGCACAAGGTGCATGCCAAGATCCAGGAGGAAGGGCTGCAGGATCGGGTATTCTTCCTCGGCAAGCAGAATGATATCGCCCATGTGATCTCCCTTGCTGACGTGCTGCTGCTCCCTTCGGAGAAGGAGAGCTTCGGTTTGGTCGCGCTTGAAGCGATGGCCTGCGGCGTTCCCGTGGTTGCATCCCGCGTCGGCGGCATCCCGGAGCTGGTCGCTCACGGTGAGACCGGTTATCTGGCGCCGATAGGGGATACTGCTCAGATGGCTGAACATACCGTGAAGCTGCTGAGCGATCCGGATCTCTATCGCAGGTTGTCCGAGCAGTGCATCGCGCGCGCTCGCAACGAATTCAACAGCACGAAGATCACCGATCTCTACGAGCAGATCTATCATCGCGTGCTCGGCATTCCCGCCGGCGGCAGTGAGCAACCGGATCCGCCCGGAGCGGAAGATGTGCACGAGGTGGGTTGTAACCGATGA
- a CDS encoding CCA tRNA nucleotidyltransferase translates to MMNANLLLEEARQILARLQQAGFKAYLVGGFVRDHLLGRPVHDIDIATSAAPADVMHLFPRSVPTGLRHGTVTVVMPVHSFEVTTFRKDGEYKDHRRPETVEYVDSLHEDLARRDFTINAMAMDINGQVIDPFGGQQDLKEGVLRCVGEAAHRFEEDALRMLRCIRFAANYRLAIDEEAWSAILALRPLMKHIAMERVRIELSKTIEGEDPDRGVLLLLSSRLLAYTKEELAWRPFAASDAKERLLAELKLVRMSPLARWVSLFLAGEHTSDEADVIARKLTFTNELRSRIVKSLRMYEHMRRETAADAPLAERDLRRIWCDGAVTYGREAAEILYEVRDLYRTESWHELTVRRMPDWLAEMSVWTPADLAVSGRDVMHLRARKGPWISRLLHELTVDAAMGEAVNEKQELLRLAEDYMRKWDPS, encoded by the coding sequence ATGATGAATGCGAATCTATTGCTGGAAGAGGCGAGGCAGATCTTGGCTCGCTTGCAGCAAGCTGGTTTCAAGGCTTATCTGGTCGGTGGTTTTGTGCGGGATCATCTCTTAGGCAGGCCTGTACATGATATCGATATCGCTACGTCCGCCGCCCCGGCGGACGTGATGCATTTGTTCCCGCGGTCCGTTCCTACGGGGCTGCGGCATGGTACGGTCACCGTCGTCATGCCCGTGCACAGCTTCGAAGTGACGACCTTCCGGAAGGACGGGGAGTACAAAGATCACCGCCGGCCGGAGACGGTGGAGTATGTTGATTCGCTGCATGAGGATCTGGCGCGGCGAGATTTTACGATTAACGCGATGGCTATGGATATCAACGGTCAGGTCATCGACCCCTTCGGCGGGCAGCAGGATCTGAAAGAGGGGGTGCTGCGCTGTGTCGGCGAAGCGGCGCATCGGTTCGAAGAGGATGCTCTGCGCATGCTGCGCTGCATTCGTTTCGCGGCGAATTACCGCCTTGCGATCGACGAAGAAGCCTGGTCAGCGATTCTCGCCCTGCGCCCGCTTATGAAGCATATCGCGATGGAACGCGTGCGCATCGAACTGAGCAAGACGATCGAGGGCGAAGATCCGGACCGCGGCGTGCTGCTCCTCCTCAGCTCTCGACTGCTCGCCTATACGAAGGAAGAGCTGGCTTGGCGGCCGTTCGCAGCATCAGACGCGAAGGAGCGGCTGCTGGCCGAGCTTAAGCTCGTGCGCATGTCCCCCCTCGCCCGCTGGGTAAGCTTATTCCTGGCTGGAGAACATACGAGTGATGAGGCAGACGTGATCGCCCGGAAGCTGACCTTCACCAACGAGCTGCGCAGCCGCATCGTGAAGTCCCTTAGGATGTATGAGCATATGCGGCGGGAGACGGCTGCCGATGCGCCGCTTGCGGAACGGGATCTCAGGCGCATCTGGTGCGACGGCGCAGTTACTTATGGACGGGAAGCTGCCGAAATCTTGTATGAAGTGAGAGATCTTTATCGCACGGAATCATGGCATGAACTCACGGTCCGGCGAATGCCGGATTGGCTGGCGGAGATGAGCGTGTGGACTCCGGCTGATCTGGCGGTGAGCGGGCGCGATGTGATGCATCTGAGGGCGCGCAAGGGGCCGTGGATCAGCCGCTTATTACATGAGCTGACCGTCGATGCGGCCATGGGAGAAGCGGTGAATGAGAAGCAGGAACTGCTTCGGCTTGCAGAAGATTATATGAGGAAGTGGGATCCATCTTGA
- a CDS encoding biotin--[acetyl-CoA-carboxylase] ligase: MTACIQVEKLRSLLGGRRYGHTIHYTETSTSTQDIAAKFIREGADEGLLVLAETQTAGRGRLARTWYSPPGSGIYMSLILKPHLPQRHMPQLTIVAAAALCRVLRRLTGLDIHLKWPNDLLVNGRKISGILVESFSHEGETWMILGVGITVNVRQDEFPDWLQHRATSLAAASGRTWDREEIIASFLHELELLIDLYLQEGFSVFRTIWDLYAWQPDEPIELTTPQGAIRGEPIAIDENGALVIKLEGGNETYIYSGEIIASTS, from the coding sequence TTGACAGCTTGCATCCAAGTGGAGAAGCTGCGCAGCCTGTTAGGCGGCCGCCGCTACGGGCACACGATCCATTACACAGAGACCTCGACGTCAACGCAGGATATCGCTGCGAAGTTCATTCGCGAAGGGGCGGATGAGGGATTGCTCGTCCTTGCAGAGACGCAGACGGCAGGCAGGGGACGGCTGGCGAGAACTTGGTACTCGCCGCCGGGCTCCGGGATCTACATGAGCCTGATCCTCAAGCCTCATCTGCCGCAGCGGCACATGCCCCAGCTGACCATCGTCGCTGCTGCGGCTCTGTGCCGCGTACTGCGCAGGCTGACGGGCCTCGATATCCACCTTAAATGGCCCAACGATCTCCTGGTGAACGGCCGCAAGATCAGCGGCATCCTAGTGGAATCCTTTAGTCACGAAGGTGAGACTTGGATGATCTTGGGCGTTGGGATCACGGTGAACGTGCGGCAGGATGAGTTCCCTGACTGGCTCCAGCACCGGGCGACCTCCCTGGCGGCAGCCAGCGGGCGGACATGGGATAGGGAGGAGATCATCGCCAGCTTTCTCCACGAATTAGAATTGCTGATTGACTTATACTTACAAGAGGGGTTTTCGGTATTTCGCACGATCTGGGATCTCTATGCCTGGCAGCCTGATGAACCCATTGAACTGACCACCCCGCAGGGGGCGATTCGCGGCGAGCCGATCGCCATTGACGAAAACGGCGCATTAGTGATAAAGTTGGAAGGCGGCAATGAAACGTATATTTATTCAGGAGAAATCATCGCTTCGACCAGCTGA
- the panB gene encoding 3-methyl-2-oxobutanoate hydroxymethyltransferase, translated as MSDKVKKLNTSTIRRMKVNREPIAMITAYDYPSAKLAQEAGADILLVGDSLGMVVLGYDSTIPVTLEDMIHHSKAVTRGADHCFVVADLPFATYHGSIDRTIANAARLMQEGRVHALKLEGGAEIAEHVEACVRAGIPVMGHIGLTPQSVLQLGGWKIQGKSLEQAEKLVQDAKALEQAGAFSIVLEMVPEELAAHITEQLTIPTIGIGSGRYCDGQVLVYHDVLNYATPIKPRFVKQYADIGSTVQTAIAQYVSEVKNRKFPGEENVYHNDEGVIDQLKHNSSAGDENPR; from the coding sequence ATGAGTGACAAAGTCAAAAAGCTCAACACTTCCACGATCAGGCGAATGAAGGTAAACCGCGAGCCGATCGCGATGATTACCGCCTATGACTATCCCTCAGCGAAGCTTGCGCAAGAAGCCGGGGCAGACATCCTCCTGGTCGGCGATTCCCTGGGCATGGTCGTGCTGGGGTATGATTCGACGATCCCGGTCACCTTGGAGGATATGATCCACCACAGCAAAGCGGTGACGCGCGGCGCGGATCACTGCTTCGTGGTTGCTGATCTCCCCTTCGCCACCTATCATGGCAGCATCGATCGGACGATCGCTAACGCCGCCAGGCTGATGCAGGAGGGGCGGGTTCATGCGCTGAAATTGGAGGGCGGCGCGGAAATCGCAGAACATGTAGAGGCCTGCGTCAGAGCCGGCATCCCGGTGATGGGCCATATCGGTCTTACGCCGCAGTCCGTGTTGCAGCTCGGCGGCTGGAAGATCCAGGGCAAGAGCTTGGAGCAAGCGGAGAAGCTTGTGCAAGATGCCAAGGCATTGGAACAAGCAGGCGCTTTTTCCATCGTCCTGGAGATGGTGCCGGAGGAACTCGCTGCCCACATCACGGAACAGCTGACCATCCCGACCATCGGCATCGGTTCCGGCAGATATTGTGACGGCCAGGTGCTCGTCTATCACGATGTGCTGAACTATGCGACGCCGATTAAACCGCGCTTTGTGAAGCAGTATGCGGACATCGGAAGCACGGTTCAGACGGCGATTGCCCAGTATGTGAGCGAGGTTAAGAACCGGAAGTTCCCAGGGGAAGAGAACGTCTACCACAACGATGAAGGAGTTATCGACCAGCTCAAGCATAACTCTTCAGCAGGAGATGAGAATCCGCGATGA
- the panC gene encoding pantoate--beta-alanine ligase has product MKVIRTIAGMRQEIKQYRIEHPAGVIGFVPTMGYLHGGHESLIHRARQEADLVVLSIFVNPLQFGPNEDFERYPRDEERDLRIAAEAGADLVFIPKVQEMYPREVLTTVQVRKITERLCGASRPGHFDGVCTVVSKLFHIVGPDRAYFGMKDAQQVAVIMQMVQDLNIPVEIVPCPTMREADGLALSSRNVYLNEEERRQAVVLYQALEAADEYIHTQQGGTCEELREMIRQKIQMAPLADIDYIEIVTFPGLEPLPDRVKIAGTLQQQPVLAALAVRFGSTRLIDNRLWTAKGGLV; this is encoded by the coding sequence ATGAAAGTCATTCGCACCATTGCAGGGATGCGGCAAGAGATCAAGCAATATCGAATTGAACACCCCGCGGGAGTCATCGGCTTCGTGCCGACCATGGGATATCTGCACGGAGGACACGAGAGTCTGATACACCGCGCAAGACAGGAAGCTGATCTGGTCGTCCTGAGCATCTTCGTGAACCCCTTGCAGTTCGGACCGAACGAGGATTTTGAACGATATCCCCGGGATGAAGAACGGGATCTTAGGATTGCCGCAGAAGCCGGGGCAGATCTTGTCTTCATACCGAAAGTTCAAGAGATGTATCCACGGGAAGTACTCACTACTGTTCAAGTGCGGAAGATTACGGAGAGGCTGTGCGGGGCTTCGCGGCCGGGGCATTTTGACGGGGTTTGCACCGTCGTGTCTAAACTGTTCCATATCGTAGGCCCTGACCGCGCTTATTTTGGCATGAAAGACGCCCAGCAGGTTGCGGTGATCATGCAGATGGTACAAGATCTGAATATACCGGTGGAGATCGTTCCTTGCCCGACGATGCGGGAAGCCGACGGACTGGCTCTCAGCTCGCGCAATGTCTATCTGAATGAAGAGGAGCGGAGGCAGGCTGTTGTGCTCTATCAAGCATTGGAAGCTGCAGATGAATATATTCACACGCAGCAGGGAGGAACTTGCGAGGAACTTCGCGAAATGATTAGGCAGAAGATCCAAATGGCGCCGCTTGCGGACATTGATTATATTGAAATTGTTACCTTTCCTGGGTTGGAGCCTCTCCCGGATCGGGTGAAGATCGCCGGCACCTTGCAGCAGCAGCCGGTACTCGCCGCTCTTGCCGTTAGATTTGGCAGCACCAGACTCATTGATAACCGCTTGTGGACGGCTAAAGGGGGGTTGGTCTGA
- the panD gene encoding aspartate 1-decarboxylase produces the protein MFRTMLKSKIHRATVTEANLNYVGSITIDEDLMDLVDIATNEQVQVVNNNNGARLITYAIPGPRGSGVICLNGAAARLVQPGDIVIIMAYAQVPEEQVRTHQPKVAIMGADNKVLEVVNAEIHGTIR, from the coding sequence ATGTTTCGCACGATGCTTAAGAGCAAGATTCACAGAGCGACTGTAACGGAAGCGAATCTGAATTATGTGGGCAGTATTACCATCGATGAGGATCTGATGGATTTGGTCGACATTGCAACCAATGAACAGGTGCAGGTCGTCAATAACAACAACGGAGCGCGGCTGATCACCTATGCTATTCCGGGCCCGCGGGGTTCCGGCGTGATCTGCCTCAACGGCGCAGCAGCGCGCCTCGTGCAGCCGGGGGATATCGTCATCATCATGGCCTATGCTCAGGTGCCTGAAGAACAAGTGCGCACCCATCAGCCGAAGGTGGCGATCATGGGTGCAGACAATAAGGTATTGGAAGTAGTCAACGCTGAAATCCACGGTACGATTCGATAA
- a CDS encoding tetratricopeptide repeat protein encodes MFKSLFDCMHEILDQIIVEYPAAIGARREELEEQLLALKEMSDQYLEQWILFEEKMASVVKSIEGESSAEWLHHGLASETFRRGQGYYKLFMFEQAIKEFEQLVEQYGDFLVARLYLAMGYLQKGDLDEASRHLNLIVPLTENKKFLAVSYNALGCIQAKKGNIEQAAEYFQKAIDLDPTYEDPSTNLELCGKDHEGLQFGMTVI; translated from the coding sequence ATGTTTAAATCTTTATTCGACTGCATGCATGAAATATTGGATCAGATCATCGTGGAATACCCGGCGGCAATCGGAGCCCGCAGGGAGGAATTGGAGGAACAGCTGCTCGCCTTAAAGGAGATGAGCGACCAGTATCTTGAACAATGGATCCTGTTCGAAGAGAAGATGGCATCCGTTGTGAAGAGCATCGAGGGTGAATCCTCAGCCGAATGGCTGCATCACGGATTGGCATCTGAAACGTTCCGCCGCGGTCAAGGATATTATAAGTTGTTTATGTTTGAACAGGCGATCAAGGAGTTTGAACAACTGGTTGAACAATACGGTGATTTCCTTGTTGCCCGGTTATATCTGGCCATGGGTTATCTGCAGAAGGGAGATCTTGACGAGGCGAGCAGGCATTTAAATCTGATCGTTCCTTTGACGGAGAACAAGAAGTTTCTGGCTGTATCCTACAATGCCCTTGGCTGCATCCAAGCGAAGAAGGGCAATATCGAACAAGCCGCAGAATATTTTCAGAAAGCTATCGATCTGGATCCGACATACGAGGATCCCAGCACGAATCTCGAGTTATGCGGCAAAGATCATGAAGGACTTCAGTTCGGCATGACGGTCATCTAA